The following are from one region of the Ruficoccus sp. ZRK36 genome:
- a CDS encoding diphosphate--fructose-6-phosphate 1-phosphotransferase encodes MSEELTGNILIIQDGEPTATVNSTLAGAVTEALNHGCIEEIYGGLNGLRGLMNEEIIDLAEESQQVIRGLRVTPGAALGVSRGAVRRPEEFERILTVLEAHNICFLLIIGDRETIEAGARLSEMAEAKGSSLRVIGMPKSLTNELSVTDHCPGYGSVAKLIATTVKELAVDAASQGNHDLVSILEVGGGHTGWLAAASSLAKRRNEPSDPPHLILMPEVAFSPETFVEQVSQILKTHSYCQIVVGEGLVDSDGNYLATSIPAEMASLPTITSPLVFLRTLLEQHLSIKVQGAQLGSTQRCGSHAASLTDSNEAFLSGQSAVTAAVGGETGKMVTLSRGDTDTYSCETGLASLADIADSSKTFPANWINEDGISISYQFYKYASPLMVGEVTVPFENGTPQFVALVANRVDKRLEAYSMA; translated from the coding sequence ATGTCCGAAGAACTCACCGGAAACATTTTGATCATCCAGGACGGCGAACCCACCGCCACCGTTAATTCAACCCTGGCTGGCGCCGTCACCGAGGCGCTGAACCACGGCTGTATCGAGGAGATCTACGGCGGGCTCAACGGCCTGCGTGGCCTCATGAACGAGGAGATCATCGATCTGGCCGAAGAATCCCAGCAAGTGATCCGCGGCCTGCGTGTCACCCCCGGCGCTGCTTTGGGTGTCAGCCGCGGTGCTGTCCGTCGCCCCGAAGAATTTGAGCGCATCCTGACGGTGCTCGAGGCCCACAACATCTGCTTCCTGCTGATCATCGGCGATCGCGAGACGATCGAAGCCGGTGCCCGCCTGAGCGAAATGGCCGAAGCCAAGGGCTCCAGCCTCCGCGTCATCGGGATGCCCAAGTCCCTGACCAACGAGCTTTCCGTCACCGACCACTGCCCCGGCTATGGCAGCGTGGCCAAGCTCATCGCCACCACCGTAAAGGAACTGGCCGTCGATGCAGCCTCTCAGGGGAACCATGACCTGGTCTCCATCCTCGAAGTCGGCGGTGGCCACACTGGCTGGTTGGCAGCGGCTTCCTCGCTGGCCAAGCGCCGTAACGAGCCCTCCGATCCGCCTCACCTGATTTTGATGCCCGAGGTTGCTTTCAGCCCCGAGACTTTCGTGGAGCAGGTCAGCCAGATCCTCAAGACCCACAGCTACTGCCAGATCGTGGTGGGCGAAGGCCTTGTGGACAGCGACGGCAACTACCTGGCCACCTCCATCCCTGCGGAAATGGCCTCCCTGCCAACGATCACCAGCCCGCTGGTCTTCCTGCGCACGCTGCTGGAGCAGCACCTCTCGATCAAGGTCCAGGGCGCGCAGCTCGGCTCCACCCAGCGTTGTGGCTCCCATGCCGCTTCCCTGACCGACAGCAACGAAGCTTTCCTCAGCGGCCAGTCGGCTGTCACCGCCGCCGTAGGTGGCGAAACCGGTAAGATGGTTACCCTCTCGCGCGGCGACACCGATACCTACAGCTGCGAAACCGGTCTGGCCTCGCTGGCCGATATCGCTGACAGCAGCAAAACCTTCCCCGCCAACTGGATCAACGAGGACGGAATCAGCATCAGCTACCAGTTTTACAAGTACGCCAGCCCCCTGATGGTCGGCGAAGTGACCGTCCCGTTCGAAAACGGTACGCCTCAGTTCGTCGCCTTGGTCGCCAACCGGGTGGACAAGCGCCTCGAAGCCTATTCGATGGCTTAA
- a CDS encoding rhomboid family intramembrane serine protease — MTFLDRLERRFGGLAIKNLTLILIMGQLAVFGLTSMGVLSTQQLTLIPAYVLQGEVWRLLTYLFIPPATGMIFLIIAWYVFFMLGRALEETWGDFRYNLFILVGTLATAVASFAAPGQETGNAFLAGSVFLAFAFLYPNFEFLLFFILPVKVKWLAALTWGMYAFQFIAGPGSTRLMVLAATANFFLFFGPSMLRRGKAIKRRQAFEHKQRVEAEKPFHLCCICGATDKTKPDDQFYYKDGRGYCEKHTGLMDKPEAEQLAAAGGQFQSE; from the coding sequence ATGACATTTCTGGACAGGCTTGAGCGCCGCTTCGGCGGCCTGGCCATCAAGAACCTGACCCTCATCCTGATCATGGGGCAGCTCGCGGTCTTTGGGCTCACGTCTATGGGGGTGCTGTCCACCCAGCAGCTCACCCTGATCCCGGCCTATGTGCTGCAGGGCGAGGTCTGGCGCCTCCTGACCTATCTTTTCATTCCGCCGGCCACGGGCATGATCTTTCTGATCATCGCCTGGTATGTCTTCTTCATGCTGGGGCGGGCGCTGGAGGAGACCTGGGGCGATTTTCGCTATAATCTTTTTATCCTCGTGGGGACACTGGCCACGGCAGTGGCATCTTTCGCCGCACCGGGTCAGGAGACGGGTAATGCCTTTCTCGCCGGTTCGGTCTTTCTGGCTTTTGCCTTTCTGTACCCGAACTTCGAGTTCCTGCTTTTCTTCATCCTGCCGGTTAAGGTCAAGTGGCTGGCTGCCCTGACCTGGGGGATGTATGCCTTCCAGTTCATTGCCGGGCCGGGCTCCACCCGGTTGATGGTTCTCGCCGCCACGGCGAATTTTTTCCTCTTCTTTGGCCCGTCCATGCTCCGGCGTGGCAAGGCCATCAAGCGCCGTCAGGCTTTTGAGCACAAACAGCGCGTCGAGGCCGAGAAGCCCTTCCACCTGTGCTGCATTTGTGGGGCGACAGACAAGACCAAGCCCGACGATCAGTTCTACTACAAGGACGGGCGCGGCTACTGTGAGAAGCACACCGGCCTCATGGATAAGCCCGAGGCCGAACAGCTTGCCGCTGCCGGCGGCCAGTTCCAGAGCGAGTAA
- a CDS encoding mechanosensitive ion channel family protein yields MRALTALCTCLLLTALPAQLPAQDAAEQPQTASQQAPATVQGNSSAADTGTPQTGEDESTANSATAAAITTAETLNAESNAQGQNAQTAKKKEDPKEKLDHIHAPFVLEGGYWNVSIFGFTTGQLTVSFIVLLFAVIFRNIIAAFIFRRIRALTTKTRVEFDDHIIDALEKPVSWFIMCIGIYVSLAILPLDTTIALLIQNMFHGGTMLLIVWAMLRLTDVFANVLGSRIKDKKSALFGFIPLLRKTTKAFILCVGALMIIDNMGYNVAGIFATLGIGGAAIALASKDTVANFFGSLMIVLDRPFKVGDWIIVGDKVDGDVESIGLRSTKVRTWPKTVMSIPNSILANEYINNWSRMPKRRVKQYVGVTYETSADDMEAIVEDIRQILREDEGVDQDFILVNFTDFGDSSLDILVYYFTKSTAWLVHMDARQRINCKIMRAIKARGLSVAFPTRSLYLEGEIARKMAGMNNTDPDGRLPGDFGPNAPQ; encoded by the coding sequence ATGCGAGCCCTGACTGCCCTGTGCACCTGTCTGCTTCTTACGGCCCTCCCCGCGCAGCTCCCGGCGCAGGATGCCGCCGAGCAGCCCCAAACAGCCAGCCAGCAGGCCCCGGCCACCGTGCAGGGCAACAGCAGCGCAGCTGACACCGGCACCCCGCAGACCGGGGAGGACGAGAGCACCGCCAACAGCGCTACCGCAGCGGCGATTACAACCGCCGAAACCCTTAATGCGGAAAGCAACGCTCAGGGCCAGAACGCACAGACCGCCAAGAAGAAAGAAGACCCCAAGGAGAAGCTCGACCACATCCACGCCCCGTTTGTCCTGGAGGGTGGCTACTGGAATGTCTCGATCTTCGGCTTTACCACCGGGCAGCTGACGGTGAGCTTCATCGTCCTGCTCTTCGCCGTGATTTTCCGCAACATCATCGCGGCATTCATTTTCCGGCGTATCCGCGCGCTGACCACCAAGACGCGGGTCGAATTTGATGACCACATCATCGATGCACTGGAAAAGCCCGTCTCGTGGTTTATCATGTGCATCGGCATCTATGTCTCGCTGGCCATCCTGCCGCTGGACACGACCATCGCCCTGCTGATCCAGAACATGTTCCACGGGGGCACGATGCTCCTGATCGTATGGGCGATGCTGCGGCTGACCGATGTATTCGCCAATGTGCTGGGCAGTCGCATCAAAGACAAGAAGTCGGCGCTTTTCGGCTTCATCCCGCTGCTCAGAAAGACCACGAAGGCCTTTATCCTGTGCGTGGGCGCGCTCATGATCATCGATAACATGGGCTACAACGTGGCGGGGATCTTCGCCACCCTCGGTATCGGCGGCGCGGCGATCGCCCTGGCCTCAAAGGATACCGTGGCCAACTTTTTCGGCTCGCTCATGATCGTACTGGACCGGCCCTTCAAGGTCGGAGACTGGATCATCGTCGGGGACAAGGTGGACGGGGACGTCGAGTCGATCGGCCTGCGCTCGACCAAGGTGCGCACCTGGCCCAAGACCGTGATGTCCATCCCGAACTCCATCCTCGCCAACGAGTACATCAACAACTGGTCCCGGATGCCGAAACGCCGCGTCAAGCAGTACGTAGGCGTCACCTATGAGACGAGCGCCGATGACATGGAAGCCATCGTGGAGGACATCCGCCAGATCCTCCGAGAGGACGAGGGCGTGGATCAAGACTTCATTTTGGTCAACTTCACGGACTTCGGGGACAGCTCGCTGGACATTCTCGTGTACTACTTTACGAAGTCCACCGCGTGGCTCGTACACATGGACGCGCGCCAGCGCATCAACTGCAAGATCATGCGCGCCATCAAGGCCCGTGGCCTGTCTGTGGCCTTCCCCACCCGCTCGCTCTATCTGGAGGGGGAAATCGCCCGCAAGATGGCCGGCATGAACAACACCGATCCCGATGGACGCCTGCCCGGAGACTTCGGCCCGAATGCACCGCAGTAA
- a CDS encoding cytotoxic translational repressor of toxin-antitoxin stability system, which translates to MYQVNFSEQAMHELNGLDIEVQMPLIEKFTSLTNEELAHPKDELGHFERNGRTYYRLRAGEFRIYFEQRGDTLYSHYILHQHSLADFIFRFKLPYKEETLVEQHQSFWKYIESLYK; encoded by the coding sequence ATGTATCAGGTCAACTTTAGCGAACAAGCCATGCACGAGCTCAATGGACTCGATATCGAGGTCCAGATGCCGCTCATTGAAAAATTCACCAGCCTCACGAATGAGGAGCTGGCTCATCCCAAGGACGAGCTGGGCCACTTTGAGCGCAACGGGCGCACCTACTACCGGCTGCGGGCGGGCGAGTTTCGCATCTATTTCGAGCAGCGGGGCGATACGCTCTACAGCCACTACATCCTGCACCAGCACTCGCTGGCCGACTTCATCTTCCGCTTCAAGCTCCCCTACAAGGAGGAGACTCTGGTCGAGCAGCACCAGTCCTTCTGGAAGTACATCGAAAGCCTCTACAAATGA
- the pssA gene encoding CDP-diacylglycerol--serine O-phosphatidyltransferase, with protein sequence MSDPTNEKPDNLWKDTAEAGRIYILPNLFTAGNLFFGFLAIIWCIRGKYASPDEVQSARFFTEAVFFILGAGFCDALDGRVARLGGRESLFGKEFDSIADVVSFGMAPALMMFFLILDPTNGYPFFRQIGWLIGFIYLLCAGVRLARFNVLTNPYIPRGDIGAANARADDFLGLPAPMAAGTVASLVLVILNFDLKAFTLLLPPLMLLIAWLMISLIPYPSFKHVGWQTHMQARHFIGLIIMAALMFQFWRFSFAVGFLLYIFWGLGKSIQYRRQQKKAAAAETPTEPTSPHEE encoded by the coding sequence ATGTCCGATCCGACCAACGAAAAACCGGATAACCTCTGGAAAGACACCGCCGAGGCGGGTCGCATCTATATCCTGCCGAACCTTTTCACGGCGGGTAATCTCTTTTTCGGCTTCCTCGCCATCATCTGGTGTATCCGTGGTAAATACGCCTCCCCCGATGAGGTTCAGTCGGCACGCTTTTTCACCGAGGCAGTCTTTTTCATCCTCGGTGCGGGCTTCTGTGATGCCCTCGACGGGCGGGTGGCCCGCCTCGGCGGGCGCGAATCCCTCTTCGGCAAAGAGTTCGACTCGATCGCCGATGTGGTCTCCTTCGGGATGGCTCCGGCGCTGATGATGTTTTTCCTGATTCTCGACCCAACGAATGGCTACCCCTTCTTCCGCCAGATCGGCTGGCTTATCGGCTTTATTTACCTGCTGTGCGCAGGGGTGCGCCTGGCGCGCTTCAACGTATTGACGAACCCCTACATCCCGCGCGGGGACATCGGTGCCGCAAATGCCCGGGCGGACGATTTCCTGGGCCTGCCCGCGCCCATGGCTGCGGGTACGGTGGCCTCGCTCGTGCTGGTGATTCTGAACTTTGACCTGAAGGCTTTTACGCTGCTGTTGCCGCCGCTCATGCTGCTGATTGCCTGGCTCATGATCAGCCTCATCCCGTACCCGTCGTTTAAGCATGTGGGCTGGCAGACACATATGCAGGCCCGGCACTTCATCGGGTTGATCATTATGGCCGCGCTCATGTTCCAGTTCTGGCGCTTCTCTTTCGCGGTCGGCTTCCTGCTGTATATCTTCTGGGGGCTGGGAAAGAGCATCCAGTACCGCCGCCAGCAAAAGAAAGCTGCCGCTGCCGAAACACCTACCGAGCCGACCAGTCCACACGAAGAGTAG
- a CDS encoding glutamate-5-semialdehyde dehydrogenase has protein sequence MKEKDSIHELVEGIARQARQAALQTAMLTSEQKNRALNTLADLIEQNEVMLMTENARDLATARALELPTPMIERLTFTSERIKSMADEVREVAALPDPVGEEIERTLRPNGLDIRKVRVPIGVIGIIYESRPNVTIDCAVLCLKSGNACILRGGKEAIHSNMALAELISQTLKKCELPEHAVQIIPTTDRYALNELLKLNEYVHCIIPRGGEGLIRFITDNSRIPVIKHYDGICSVYVDKDADPEMAVSVTVNAKTQRVSVCNAAENLFIHKDAAPALLPKIAAALRKKDVELRVEEKAAAILKDTGIPTVPATEEDFRTEYLDTIISIKVVDTLEEAVADINQYGSGHSEAIITDSEAAAKAFFAGVDSSTIYHNASTRFTDGNEFGLGAEIGISTDRLHARGPMGLRELCTYKYQVHGTGQCRGA, from the coding sequence ATGAAGGAGAAGGACAGCATCCACGAACTGGTAGAAGGCATCGCCCGGCAGGCCCGACAGGCGGCCCTGCAGACCGCCATGCTCACCAGCGAGCAGAAAAACCGTGCCCTCAACACCCTGGCCGACCTGATCGAGCAAAACGAGGTCATGCTCATGACCGAGAATGCCCGCGACCTGGCCACGGCACGCGCTCTGGAGCTGCCCACGCCGATGATTGAACGGCTGACCTTTACCTCCGAGCGTATCAAATCCATGGCTGACGAGGTCCGCGAAGTCGCCGCCCTCCCCGACCCCGTGGGCGAGGAGATCGAGCGCACCCTGCGCCCGAACGGGCTGGACATCCGCAAGGTCCGCGTGCCCATCGGCGTCATTGGCATCATCTACGAGTCGCGCCCGAACGTCACCATCGACTGCGCCGTCCTCTGCCTCAAAAGCGGTAACGCCTGCATCCTGCGCGGCGGCAAGGAAGCGATCCACTCGAACATGGCCCTGGCCGAGCTCATCAGCCAGACCCTGAAAAAGTGCGAACTGCCCGAGCACGCCGTGCAGATCATCCCGACCACGGACCGCTACGCCCTCAACGAGCTGCTCAAGCTCAACGAATACGTGCACTGCATCATCCCCCGCGGCGGCGAGGGGCTCATCCGCTTTATCACCGACAACAGCCGCATCCCCGTCATCAAGCACTACGACGGGATCTGCTCAGTCTACGTGGACAAGGACGCCGACCCCGAGATGGCCGTTTCCGTCACCGTCAACGCCAAGACCCAGCGCGTCAGCGTCTGTAATGCGGCCGAGAACCTCTTTATCCACAAAGACGCCGCCCCCGCCCTGCTCCCGAAGATCGCCGCCGCCCTGCGCAAAAAGGATGTCGAGCTGCGCGTGGAGGAAAAAGCTGCCGCGATTTTAAAGGACACCGGTATCCCGACCGTCCCGGCGACCGAAGAGGACTTCCGCACCGAGTACCTCGACACGATTATTTCCATCAAGGTGGTCGACACGCTCGAAGAGGCCGTGGCCGACATCAACCAGTACGGCTCCGGGCACTCCGAGGCGATCATCACCGACAGCGAAGCCGCCGCCAAGGCCTTCTTTGCCGGGGTGGACTCGTCCACGATCTACCACAATGCCTCGACCCGCTTCACCGACGGTAACGAGTTCGGGCTGGGCGCGGAGATCGGCATCTCCACCGACCGCCTGCACGCCCGCGGCCCCATGGGCCTGCGCGAACTGTGCACCTACAAGTACCAGGTCCACGGCACCGGCCAGTGCAGAGGTGCGTGA
- a CDS encoding DUF5069 domain-containing protein: protein MKSRPIPGSTGEVLTCLPSPYEAHPATGLLYLPRFIAKIRYTRDHGELPKSYRKNYKRGLDRFLCQHLGVEPADVEEAIAGASDEADAETRLLAVLPADARAPVWNRDLVQKGMTEAGREFLAEALEKMGCSDRVGEIKSVPDLIDFDEGRIE, encoded by the coding sequence ATGAAATCCCGGCCCATCCCCGGCTCGACCGGCGAAGTCCTCACCTGCCTGCCCTCACCGTACGAGGCACACCCGGCCACCGGCCTGCTCTACCTGCCGCGCTTTATCGCGAAAATCCGCTACACGCGCGACCACGGCGAGCTGCCCAAGAGCTACCGCAAGAACTACAAGCGCGGGCTCGACCGCTTCCTGTGCCAACATCTTGGGGTGGAGCCCGCAGACGTGGAGGAGGCCATCGCCGGGGCCTCCGATGAGGCCGACGCCGAGACGCGCCTGCTGGCGGTCCTCCCGGCGGATGCGCGTGCGCCAGTCTGGAACCGCGACCTCGTCCAGAAGGGCATGACCGAGGCTGGCCGTGAGTTTCTGGCCGAGGCCCTCGAAAAGATGGGCTGCTCCGACCGTGTGGGGGAGATTAAGTCCGTGCCCGACCTGATCGACTTCGACGAGGGGCGCATCGAGTAA
- the gluQRS gene encoding tRNA glutamyl-Q(34) synthetase GluQRS: MLKTAGDRPYRGRLAPTPTGRLHLGHAATFLRAQERCQAADGTLIFRNEDLDPQRCRPEYAQDALDDLRWLGLRWSEGPDCGGPCGPYNQSERQPYYLEAWAKLRDAGVIYPCTRSRRELRERVAAPHEEDEEAEPLYPPEWRPAPGTGQDAQEPGEVNWRFRVPDGERISFEDELAGKQSFTAGQNFGDFLIWRRDGVPAYELSVVVDDLAMAITEVVRGADLIKSTARQLLIYRVLGAELTPRFAHCPLIRDEQGKRLAKRSDALSLRTLRERGLSPRQVQDMAR; this comes from the coding sequence GGCCACGCGGCTACATTTCTACGGGCACAGGAGCGCTGTCAGGCGGCGGACGGCACACTCATCTTTCGCAATGAGGATCTCGACCCGCAGCGGTGCCGTCCCGAGTATGCGCAGGACGCGCTGGATGATCTCCGATGGCTCGGACTGCGCTGGAGCGAAGGGCCGGACTGTGGCGGCCCCTGCGGTCCCTACAATCAGAGCGAACGCCAACCGTACTATTTAGAAGCCTGGGCAAAGCTTCGCGACGCCGGTGTCATCTACCCGTGCACACGCTCCCGCCGGGAACTGCGTGAACGCGTGGCCGCCCCTCACGAAGAAGACGAAGAGGCCGAGCCGCTTTATCCACCTGAGTGGCGCCCAGCCCCCGGCACCGGGCAAGACGCCCAAGAACCCGGCGAGGTTAACTGGCGCTTTCGCGTCCCTGATGGCGAGAGGATAAGCTTCGAGGATGAGCTGGCCGGGAAGCAGAGCTTCACCGCCGGCCAGAATTTCGGGGACTTCCTCATCTGGCGGCGGGACGGCGTCCCCGCCTACGAGCTGTCCGTCGTCGTGGACGATCTTGCGATGGCCATTACCGAGGTCGTAAGGGGTGCCGACCTGATCAAATCCACCGCCCGCCAGCTGCTCATTTACCGGGTGCTGGGTGCCGAGCTGACTCCCCGCTTCGCCCACTGTCCACTGATACGCGATGAGCAGGGCAAGCGTCTGGCCAAGCGCTCCGATGCCCTCAGCCTGCGGACACTGCGTGAGCGGGGCCTGAGCCCCCGGCAGGTACAGGATATGGCCCGCTAA